One genomic segment of Brevibacillus laterosporus LMG 15441 includes these proteins:
- a CDS encoding YiiX/YebB-like N1pC/P60 family cysteine hydrolase: MSASEIERQKINKPEDVPVEATYPNSRVEIKPGDILITNNTISKGLTGHAAIVVDTENIVEIRGIGYNPEKTSIRRFFRDNVGKKYGTKVVRYNRTKIRNKAADWAEWYVNKYDDVEYAISDLYNYKQKTYCSKIVWNAYYFGAGVRLNTSKTYVPGPGGTSPIELEIAAPYDLEDSSDVTTVLTQGNF; the protein is encoded by the coding sequence GTGTCAGCTTCTGAAATAGAAAGACAGAAAATCAATAAACCAGAGGATGTTCCAGTCGAAGCAACTTATCCGAATTCAAGAGTTGAGATTAAGCCAGGGGATATTCTTATAACAAACAATACCATTTCAAAAGGACTTACTGGTCATGCTGCCATTGTTGTAGATACAGAAAATATTGTTGAAATACGAGGGATAGGGTATAATCCTGAAAAAACTTCAATCAGGAGATTTTTTAGAGATAATGTAGGTAAAAAATATGGGACGAAAGTAGTTCGATATAATCGAACCAAGATTCGAAATAAGGCAGCTGATTGGGCAGAGTGGTATGTAAATAAATATGACGATGTAGAATATGCCATCTCTGATTTATACAATTATAAGCAAAAAACATATTGTTCAAAAATTGTATGGAATGCATACTATTTTGGTGCTGGTGTTAGATTGAATACATCTAAGACATATGTACCTGGACCAGGGGGTACATCTCCAATTGAACTAGAAATCGCTGCTCCTTACGATCTTGAAGACAGTTCAGATGTGACCACTGTACTTACCCAAGGCAATTTCTAA
- a CDS encoding helix-turn-helix domain-containing protein, protein MHVLDYNYEGAQIELRQRLQEALDRKGWKQKDLVLATEIESVTISQILNNRQKITLSQLVAITKALDLLEDTFYEEFLGDCFNESGKMSPIKTAEFFISCIKAERYDLTKKIMALINEDTDRKRLLENTFKMAEFIFSSDQRNYSLPLYDIVIKKSTTRNERVAICYFKRFVIARDVDLTVSGYKSLHQLLEYLPLLPKEYKLEAYYKILTFYNAVEKWGELLKYAAELKELAITLNDSNFIAEALLYESFSYREMKDYDKALLITKEYAKYEGYQQISKLNELLFSIEMGHVEYIDSFASLATDVEIFMLLPVAIETYLQKKDIESIQKLISTFEIQIQKIACQTSIPTKRHKLKLYQALASYYFIIEDSNKGFEYIFEALELAIMFKNVERVRSIILKYYEYDYLATSEQKEKFVEVMTERDGGFHEARNNFLTSDSLLVRHYRNEF, encoded by the coding sequence ATGCACGTCTTAGATTACAATTATGAAGGTGCGCAGATAGAATTACGTCAACGTTTACAAGAAGCACTTGATCGTAAAGGCTGGAAACAAAAAGACCTTGTTTTAGCAACGGAAATTGAATCAGTCACCATCAGTCAAATACTTAACAATAGACAAAAAATAACACTTTCTCAATTAGTGGCTATTACGAAAGCTTTAGACTTACTAGAAGATACTTTTTATGAGGAATTTTTAGGGGATTGCTTTAATGAATCGGGAAAAATGTCCCCTATTAAAACAGCAGAATTTTTCATAAGTTGTATCAAAGCTGAACGATATGATCTTACAAAAAAGATCATGGCATTAATCAATGAGGACACTGATAGAAAAAGACTTCTTGAAAATACTTTTAAGATGGCAGAATTCATATTTTCCTCCGATCAAAGAAACTACAGTTTGCCCTTGTACGATATTGTGATCAAGAAAAGTACAACACGTAACGAACGAGTAGCCATTTGTTATTTTAAACGATTTGTAATAGCTAGAGATGTAGACCTTACTGTCTCTGGTTATAAATCGCTACACCAACTTTTAGAATACCTTCCTCTACTTCCAAAAGAATATAAACTAGAAGCGTATTATAAAATATTAACCTTTTATAATGCTGTAGAAAAATGGGGAGAACTATTAAAGTATGCCGCAGAATTAAAGGAATTAGCTATCACGTTAAACGATAGCAATTTCATAGCTGAAGCCTTACTATATGAATCCTTTAGTTATCGAGAAATGAAAGATTATGATAAGGCATTACTTATAACTAAAGAATATGCTAAGTATGAAGGATATCAGCAAATTTCGAAATTAAATGAATTATTATTTTCAATAGAAATGGGCCATGTCGAATATATTGACAGCTTTGCTAGTTTAGCTACTGATGTTGAAATATTTATGTTATTGCCAGTTGCTATTGAAACATATTTACAGAAGAAAGATATTGAAAGTATTCAAAAACTGATTAGTACTTTTGAAATACAAATCCAAAAAATTGCTTGTCAAACAAGCATTCCTACAAAAAGACATAAGTTAAAACTTTATCAAGCATTAGCCTCATATTATTTTATAATTGAGGATAGCAACAAAGGGTTTGAATACATCTTTGAGGCTCTGGAGCTAGCTATCATGTTTAAAAATGTAGAGAGAGTCCGTAGCATTATTTTGAAGTATTATGAATATGATTATCTTGCGACATCTGAGCAAAAAGAAAAATTTGTCGAAGTTATGACAGAAAGAGATGGTGGTTTCCATGAAGCGAGGAATAATTTTCTTACTAGCGATTCTCTCCTTGTACGGCATTACAGAAACGAATTTTGA